In Verrucomicrobiota bacterium, the sequence CAACGTCAACGACGTGATCGGCCCCGAGGTCGAGGGGATGTCGGCGCTGCGCCAAGCCGAGCTGGACCGGGCGCTCATCGCGCTCGACGGCACACCGAACAAGGGCGAGCTTGGCGCGAACGCCATTCTCGGGGTATCGCTCGCGGCCGCCAAGGCGGCGGCCATCTCCATCGGTCTGCCGCTCTACCAGTACATAGGCGGCGTGAACGCCCGGACGCTGCCCGTCCCGATGATGAACATCCTCAATGGCGGCAAGCACGCCGACAACAACGTCGACCTGCAGGAATTCATGATCGTGCCCAAGGGCGCTCCGAACTTCCGTGAGGCGCTGCGCTGGGGGGCCGAGGTCTTCCACAACCTCAAAAAGGTGCTCAAAGGCAAGGGCTATAACACGTCGGTCGGCGACGAGGGTGGGTTTGCGCCCGACCTCAAATCGAACGAGGAGGCGCTCCAGGTCATCGTCGAGGCAATCGCAAAGAGCGGCTACAAGCCCGGCGAGGATATCTGCATCGCGCTCGATCCGGCCAGCAGTGAGTTCTACGAGAAGGGCACCTACATGCTCCGCGCCGAGGCAACGGTCGAGCGCTCGGCCCACGACATGATCGACTTCTACGCCGGGCTCATGGATCGCTACCCGATCGTGAGCATCGAGGACGGTCTGGCCGAGGACGACTGGGACGGCTGGAAGGCCTTCACCGAACGGTGCGGCGACCGGGTCCAACTCGTCGGCGACGATCTGTTCGTCACCAATACCGAGCGCCTGGCCCGCGGCATCGAGGGCGGCGTGGCCAATTCGATCTTGATCAAGGTCAACCAGATCGGTACGCTCACCGAGACGCTCGACGCGATCGAGATGGCGCACAAGGCCGGCTACACGGCCGTGATCAGCCACCGCTCCGGCGAGACCGAGGACTCGACGATCGCCGACCTCGCCGTGGCATGCAATACGGGGCAGATCAAGACCGGTTCGGCGTGCCGGACCGATCGCGTGTGCAAGTACAACCAGCTCCTGCGCATCGAGGAGGAGCTTGGCGACGAGGCCTTGTTCGGCGGCACACTATGAACCGGAAGTCCTCCACACCAGCGGAACGCATCGCCTTCGGCGTCATCCTGGTCGCCGTGGTCTGCCTGTGCGCCGTGCTGGTCGTGCCCGGGTTGCGCAGGCTGCACGAGCGCCATGAGCAGATCGAGGCGCTGAAGGAAGAGCGGAACGCCGAAGAACAGAAGAAGCTCCGAGCCGAACGCGAGATCGGCGAGCTGTCCACCGACGAAGGCATTGAGCGCGTCGCCCGCCAAGAGCTGCGGCTCGTCAAACCAGGCGAGGTCGTGTTCGACTTCGACACGGCCCCTCGGAGCGGCGCCGCGTCGCAGGGCGACGGGAGGCCATAGATTGTGACCCAGAACGAACGGGCACCGGAGCCCTCCGCCGTCCCCGAGGCCGAGTCCCCGGCGACGCCCCAGCACCCTCGACCCGATCCACAGCCGGCTCCAGCGTCGGACGTCGTTGCCGAGGCCGCCACATCTCAAGAGCAGGCCCCGCCACAGAACGCGGCCACACCTGCGCCGGCTGCTGACCCCGCGCCGGAGCAGAAGCCGGCCGGCGCGGTACAAGCTGAGGGCGAAGGGCCAAAGCTGCCGGGCCGCGGCGAAATCGTCGAGGTAACAGTGCGGCGACTGGCGCCGTTTGGCGCGTTCGTGCGGCTGGCCGACGGGCGCAAGGGGCTGATCCACATCTCGCAGGTAGCCGACGCCTTCGTCGAGGACATCAAGCAGCACCTCGAAGTCGGCCAAACGGTCCGTGCGCGGATCACGTCCGTACTCGACGATGGCAAGGTTGATCTCTCGATCAAGAAGGCCAAGCCCCGCCCGAAGCCCGAGCGCCCGCCCAGGCCGAAACGGGAGAGGCGCCCCGAGCGCGACCGGGACGAGCCAAGTCCCCAGAGACAACCCGAGCAATTCCGCGTCAACCCGCTATCCGACGCCTTGGGCGACATTGAGAAGAGGCTGAAGTAGTCTTCGGCAGGCCCAACGTCCGGCGCTTTCCCCTCTGCAGGCACTTGCGCCCCGGCGCGATGGTGTACATAGTCATAGGCCGCCCGGAACCACCGAAGGAAGTGAGACCATGACCGTGCAACGCAAAGACGCCTACAACGTGGCCGTCGTCGGCGCCACCGGCGCCGTCGGCACCGAGATGATCCTCACCCTCGAGCAGCGCGACTTCCCGGTCGCCGAGCTGCGGCCACTTGCCTCATCGAGGAGCGTGGACAAGACCGTCTCGTTCAAGGGGAGGCTGCTGCCCGTCCGCGAGCTGACCAAAGACTCATTCGGCGGGATCGACATCGCCTTGTTCAGCGCCGGCGGTTCGCGCAGCAAGGAGTTCGCTCCGGCCGCCGTGCAGGCCGGCGCCGTCGTCGTCGACAACACGAGCCACTTCCGCATGGACCCCGAGGTGCCGCTCGTTGTGCCGGAGGTCAACGCCGAAGACATCGCATGGCACAAGGGGATCATTGCCAACCCGAACTGCTCGACAATCCAGATGGTTGCCGTGCTCAAGCCGATCCACGATGCGGCACGCATTGTGCGCATCGTGGTGGCCACCTACCAGAGCACGTCGGGCGCAGGCGCCAAGGCCGTACGCGAGATGTACGACCAGGCGCACGCCGTGCTCCACGACAAGGAGCACGCGCCGGCCGTGTTCCCGTACCAGATCGCGTTCAACTGCATCCCCCAGATCCCGCAGTCCGGCGCTTTCGAGCCCAACGGCTACACGTCCGAAGAGATGAAAATGGTCTACGAGACGCGCAAGATGCTTCACGATGAGCGAATCCGCATCTCGGCCACGTGCGTCCGCGTGCCCGTCGATCGCAGCCACAGCGAAGCGGTCAACGTACAGACCGAGCGCAAGCTCACGGCCACCGAAGCGCGCGCGCTGCTCGCCAAGGCGCCGGGCGTGGTCGTCGTTGACGACCTCGGCGCGCAAGCCTACCCGCTTGCGACGATGGCGGCAGGCAAGGACCCCGTCTACGTCGGCCGGATCCGCGAGGACATCTCGCAGGACAACGGGCTCGACCTGTGGATCGTCAGCGACAACCTGCGGAAGGGCGCCGCACTCAACGCGGTACAGATCGCCGAGCTTGTCGTCGGCGTCAAACGTCCGCTCTGCATGGTGGTGTGAGAAGACCAACCGCAGAACACGACGAGCGCGCCGGGGAAGACGGATAAAGGAACGCCCAGGGCCGTGCACGGCGCTGGGCGTTCTTGTGTGTCGAGCTGTCGGGATCAGTGATTCATTTCGCCGACGTGCCGAGGCGGACCTCCTTGCCTTTCTCGGCCGATTCGTACAGGCCGCTGAGCATGCGCATCACGTCGAGACCCTCGTCGATGTTGGCCATGTTCGGCTTGCCCCCGCGGACGCATTCGGCGAAGTAGAGAAGCTGATCGGCAAGCACGGGCTGCCAGTCAACCTGATCGTACTGCGGCATGGTCACGTCCAGCCAGTCGCCATCGCGCGTGGTGTGGATGCTGAACACCCGGCCGCCGTCCATGGGCATCAGGTCGATGTCAACACCGGCCCCTGTGCCGAAGAGC encodes:
- a CDS encoding S1 RNA-binding domain-containing protein, which gives rise to MTQNERAPEPSAVPEAESPATPQHPRPDPQPAPASDVVAEAATSQEQAPPQNAATPAPAADPAPEQKPAGAVQAEGEGPKLPGRGEIVEVTVRRLAPFGAFVRLADGRKGLIHISQVADAFVEDIKQHLEVGQTVRARITSVLDDGKVDLSIKKAKPRPKPERPPRPKRERRPERDRDEPSPQRQPEQFRVNPLSDALGDIEKRLK
- a CDS encoding septum formation initiator family protein, whose protein sequence is MNRKSSTPAERIAFGVILVAVVCLCAVLVVPGLRRLHERHEQIEALKEERNAEEQKKLRAEREIGELSTDEGIERVARQELRLVKPGEVVFDFDTAPRSGAASQGDGRP
- the eno gene encoding phosphopyruvate hydratase — its product is MSEIIDVLAREILDSRGNPTIEVEVTLVDGTVGRAAVPSGASTGEHEAVELRDGNEDRYLGKGVTRAVTNVNDVIGPEVEGMSALRQAELDRALIALDGTPNKGELGANAILGVSLAAAKAAAISIGLPLYQYIGGVNARTLPVPMMNILNGGKHADNNVDLQEFMIVPKGAPNFREALRWGAEVFHNLKKVLKGKGYNTSVGDEGGFAPDLKSNEEALQVIVEAIAKSGYKPGEDICIALDPASSEFYEKGTYMLRAEATVERSAHDMIDFYAGLMDRYPIVSIEDGLAEDDWDGWKAFTERCGDRVQLVGDDLFVTNTERLARGIEGGVANSILIKVNQIGTLTETLDAIEMAHKAGYTAVISHRSGETEDSTIADLAVACNTGQIKTGSACRTDRVCKYNQLLRIEEELGDEALFGGTL
- a CDS encoding aspartate-semialdehyde dehydrogenase; the protein is MTVQRKDAYNVAVVGATGAVGTEMILTLEQRDFPVAELRPLASSRSVDKTVSFKGRLLPVRELTKDSFGGIDIALFSAGGSRSKEFAPAAVQAGAVVVDNTSHFRMDPEVPLVVPEVNAEDIAWHKGIIANPNCSTIQMVAVLKPIHDAARIVRIVVATYQSTSGAGAKAVREMYDQAHAVLHDKEHAPAVFPYQIAFNCIPQIPQSGAFEPNGYTSEEMKMVYETRKMLHDERIRISATCVRVPVDRSHSEAVNVQTERKLTATEARALLAKAPGVVVVDDLGAQAYPLATMAAGKDPVYVGRIREDISQDNGLDLWIVSDNLRKGAALNAVQIAELVVGVKRPLCMVV